In one Arachis duranensis cultivar V14167 chromosome 9, aradu.V14167.gnm2.J7QH, whole genome shotgun sequence genomic region, the following are encoded:
- the LOC107466210 gene encoding uncharacterized protein LOC107466210, translated as MDHTRCWFNRFKSKDKVPSTKHKDTMSTGKEGSRPPTNEEAPSSATKQKVAAAKQFIENHYKKQMKDLQERKERRNMLEKKLADAEVSEEEQNNLLKYFEKKEREYMRLQRHKMGADDFEPLTMIGKGAFGEVRICREKATGHVYAMKKLKKSEMLRRGQVEHVKAERNLLAEVDSNCIVKLYYSFQDEEYLYLIMEYLPGGDMMTLLMRKDILTEDEARFYVGETVLAIESIHKHNYIHRDIKPDNLLLDRNGHMKLSDFGLCKPLDCSNLQETDFSMGNNRSGALRSDGRPVAPKRTQQEQLQHWQKNRRTLAYSTVGTPDYIAPEVLLKKGYGMECDWWSLGAIMYEMLVGYPPFYSDEPMLTCRKIVNWRTHLKFPEEAKLSPEAKDLISRLLCNVEQRLGTKGAYEIKAHPWFKGIEWDKLYQMKAAFIPEVNGELDTQNFEKFEECDNQTQPSSKSGPWRKMLSSKDINFVGYTYKNYEIVNDDQLPGIAELKKKNTKTKRPSIRTLFDDESAMAANQPGQGSFLKLLPTQPEVPEKSEYQ; from the exons ATGGATCATACAAGGTGTTGGTTTAATAGGTTCAAGTCAAAAGATAAAGTGCCGTCTACAAAACATAAGGATACTATGAGCACCGGAAAAGAAGGGTCAAGACCTCCAACAAACGAAGAAGCACCTTCCAGTGCAACCAAACAGAAGGTCGCAGCTGCGAAACAGTTCATAGAAAACCATTATAAAAAGCAGATGAAGGATCTACAGGAGAGGAAGGAACG ACGGAATATGCTTGAAAAGAAATTGGCTGATGCTGAAGTCTCCGAGGAAGAGCAGAACAACCTGCTTAAGTATTTTGAGAAAAAGGAGAGGGAATACATGCGCCTTCAGAGGCATAAGATGGGGGCTGATGATTTTGAACCCCTGACTATGATAGGGAAGGGTGCGTTTGGAGAG GTCAGGATCTGCCGTGAGAAAGCAACTGGTCATGTATATGctatgaagaaactcaagaaatCAGAGATGCTTCGCAGAGGGCAG GTTGAACATGTTAAAGCCGAGAGGAACTTACTTGCAGAAGTTGACAGCAATTGCATTGTAAAGCTTTATTATTCCTTTCAAGATGAAGAGTACTTATATCTCATCATGGAGTATCTACCTGGTGGTGATATGATGACGCTGCTCATGCGGAAGGATATACTGACAGAAGATGAGGCAAGGTTCTATGTAGGAGAGACTGTCCTTGCTATCGAGTCTATtcataaacataattatattcATCG GGATATCAAGCCTGACAATTTGCTGCTGGATAGAAATGGTCACATGAAATTATCAGATTTTGGATTATGTAAACCACTAGACTGCAGTAATCTTCAGGAAACAGATTTCTCTATGGGAAATAACAGAAGTGGTGCCCTTCGGAGTGATGGACGTCCTGTGGCTCCTAAAAGAACTCAACAAGAGCAACTGCAGCATTGGCAGAAAAATAGGCGAACACTT GCCTATTCTACGGTTGGAACACCTGACTATATTGCCCCTGAGGTTTTACTGAAGAAAGGATATGGCATGGAATGTGATTG GTGGTCTCTGGGAGCTATAATGTATGAAATGCTGGTGGGGTATCCACCCTTCTATTCCGATGAACCAATGTTGACTTGTAGAAAG ATAGTAAATTGGAGAACTCATTTAAAATTTCCCGAAGAAGCTAAACTCTCGCCTGAGGCAAAAGATCTTATTAGTCGTCTTCTATGTAATGTGGAACAGAGGCTTGGAACCAAAGGAGCCTATGAAATAAAG GCTCACCCATGGTTCAAAGGTATTGAGTGGGACAAGTTGTACCAAATGAAAGCTGCTTTTATTCCTGAGGTCAATGGTGAATTAGAtactcaaaatttcgaaaagtTTGAGGag TGCGATAACCAAACTCAACCTTCCTCAAAATCAGGCCCATGGAGAAAG ATGCTGTCATCTAAGGACATTAACTTCGTCGGATACACATATAAGAACTATGAAATTGTGAATGATGATCAACTACCTGGAATTG ctgagttgaagaagaagaacacaaaaACTAAAAGGCCATCAATTAGGACCCTATTTG ATGACGAATCAGCTATGGCTGCGAATCAACCTGGCCAAGGGAGCTTCTTAAAACTCTTACCTACTCAACCAGAGGTTCCTGAGAAGAGTGAATACCAATGA
- the LOC127741672 gene encoding 30S ribosomal protein S3, chloroplastic: MGQKINPLGFRLGTTQSHDSLWFAQPINYSENLQEDKKIRDYIKNYIKINIRISSGVEGIAGIKIKKRIDLIQVIISMGFPKLLIEGKPGRIEELQMNLQKKLNCVNRKLNIAITRIANPYGHPNILAEFIAGQLRNRVSFRKAMKKAIELTQQAGTKGIQVQIAGRIDGKEIARVEWIREGRVPLQTIRAKIDYCSYTVRTIYGVLGIKVWIFVNKE, from the coding sequence ATGGGACAAAAAATAAATCCGCTTGGTTTCCGACTTGGTACAACTCAAAGTCATGATTCTCTTTGGTTTGCACAACCAATCAATTATTCAGAGAATCtacaagaagataaaaaaatacgAGATTATATcaagaattatataaaaataaatataagaatatcTTCTGGTGTCGAGGGAATAGCAGggataaagattaaaaaaagaattgatttgatTCAAGTCATAATCTCTATGGGATTTCCAAAGTTATTAATTGAGGGTAAGCCTGGAAGAATAGAAGAGTTACAGatgaatttacaaaaaaaactcAATTGTGTGAACCGAAAACTGAACATTGCTATTACAAGAATTGCAAACCCTTATGGACATCCTAATATTCTTGCAGAATTTATAGCCGGGCAATTAAGGAATAGAGTTTCGTTTCGTAAAGCAATGAAAAAAGCTATTGAATTAACTCAACAGGCGGGGACAAAAGGAATTCAAGTACAAATTGCGGGACGTATCGACGGAAAAGAAATTGCACGTGTCGAATGGATCAGAGAGGGTAGAGTTCCTCTACAAACCATTCGAGctaaaattgattattgttcCTATACAGTTCGAACTATTTATGGCGTATTAGGGATCAAAGTTTGGATATTTGTAAACAAAGAATAA